One Gordonia sp. SID5947 genomic region harbors:
- a CDS encoding TetR/AcrR family transcriptional regulator, whose protein sequence is MPKVSDDRLAARRREILDGARHCFADYGYDGATVRRIEESTGLSRGAIFHHFRDKEALFLALAQEDAERMADVAAEQGLVQVMRDMLARPQDFDWLGTRLEIARKLRTDASFRAAWLAHSADVEKATLRRLEHRRETGRLRDDVPTEVLVQYLDLVLDGLITRLATGQPTGDLTAVLDLVEESVRAEH, encoded by the coding sequence GTGCCCAAGGTCAGCGATGACCGGCTAGCCGCGCGCCGTCGGGAGATTCTCGACGGCGCGCGGCATTGCTTCGCCGACTATGGATACGACGGCGCGACCGTCAGGCGCATCGAAGAGTCGACCGGCCTGTCGCGCGGCGCCATCTTCCACCATTTCCGCGACAAGGAAGCGCTCTTCCTGGCGCTGGCCCAAGAGGATGCCGAGCGGATGGCCGATGTCGCGGCCGAACAGGGTCTTGTCCAGGTCATGCGCGACATGCTCGCTCGGCCACAGGATTTCGACTGGCTCGGGACCCGACTCGAGATCGCCCGCAAGCTCCGCACCGACGCATCGTTCCGGGCCGCGTGGCTGGCTCATTCGGCCGATGTCGAAAAAGCCACGCTGCGACGACTCGAGCACCGCCGTGAGACAGGTCGGCTACGCGACGACGTGCCGACCGAGGTCCTGGTGCAGTATCTCGATCTCGTCCTGGATGGACTGATCACCCGCCTTGCCACCGGGCAACCCACCGGCGACCTCACCGCGGTCCTCGACCTCGTCGAGGAGTCGGTCCGGGCGGAACACTAG
- a CDS encoding acyl-CoA synthetase, producing the protein MFPGVFAKSTPDKPAIIRASTGEQLTYRQLDENSTRLANHLDSLGLSPGDTIAMISQNDLHMFEVYWAALRSGLYVTAINHHLTAAEAGYILTDCNAQAVFAGTEVAAAVAEAESIPALSSSGRRIAWGGPIPGFDSYETVLAEASDAPRTDQPRGTDMLYSSGTTGRPKGIKTPLPQGQVDEIPDAYTAIFGPMYGFDTDTVYLSPAPLYHAAPLRYCGVTNSVGGTVVFLDRFDPESALAAIDQYRVTHSQWVPTMFIRMLKLPEDVRAKYDVSSMKVAVHAAAPCPVEVKRAMIDWWGPVIHEYYASTEAAGATFIGPQEALDHPGSVGKPLLGVVHICDEDGKEVPAGEVGTVFFERDEVAFEYHNDPEKTRKAQHPEHQNWSTTGDVGYVDEEGYLYLTDRKAFMIISGGVNIYPQEAENVLVGHPAIYDVAVIGVPDDDLGEVAKACVQLDPAYTPSPELAAELLEFTKESLASYKVPRSVDFVDDLPRTPTGKLVKGELRKRYWPAAVS; encoded by the coding sequence TTGTTTCCTGGAGTCTTCGCAAAGTCCACTCCGGACAAGCCGGCCATCATTCGCGCCAGCACCGGAGAGCAGCTGACCTATCGGCAACTGGACGAGAACTCGACGCGGCTCGCCAACCACCTGGACTCCCTCGGACTGAGTCCGGGCGACACCATCGCCATGATCTCGCAGAACGACCTGCACATGTTCGAGGTCTACTGGGCGGCGCTGCGCAGCGGCCTGTACGTGACGGCGATCAACCATCACCTGACCGCCGCCGAGGCCGGATACATCCTCACCGACTGCAACGCCCAGGCTGTGTTTGCCGGCACCGAGGTCGCCGCGGCGGTAGCGGAGGCAGAGTCCATCCCGGCCCTGAGCAGTTCCGGTCGACGAATTGCATGGGGTGGACCGATACCGGGGTTCGACTCCTACGAGACTGTGCTCGCCGAGGCCTCCGACGCACCGCGGACCGACCAGCCCCGGGGCACCGACATGCTGTATTCGTCGGGGACCACGGGCCGGCCAAAGGGCATCAAGACGCCGTTGCCGCAGGGCCAGGTCGACGAGATCCCGGATGCCTACACGGCCATTTTCGGACCGATGTACGGATTCGACACCGATACCGTGTACCTCTCCCCTGCTCCCCTGTATCACGCTGCGCCACTTCGGTATTGCGGTGTGACGAATTCGGTCGGCGGCACCGTCGTCTTCCTGGACCGATTCGATCCCGAGTCCGCGCTGGCCGCCATCGACCAGTATCGCGTCACCCACAGTCAGTGGGTACCGACAATGTTCATCCGGATGCTGAAACTTCCCGAGGACGTCCGGGCGAAGTACGACGTGAGCAGCATGAAGGTCGCGGTCCACGCGGCGGCGCCGTGCCCGGTCGAGGTCAAGCGCGCCATGATCGACTGGTGGGGCCCGGTCATCCACGAGTACTACGCATCCACCGAGGCGGCGGGTGCGACGTTCATCGGCCCGCAGGAGGCACTCGACCATCCCGGGTCGGTGGGCAAGCCGCTCCTCGGTGTGGTGCACATCTGCGACGAGGACGGCAAGGAAGTGCCCGCGGGTGAGGTCGGCACGGTGTTCTTCGAACGCGACGAGGTGGCATTCGAATATCACAACGACCCGGAGAAGACCCGCAAGGCACAACATCCTGAGCACCAGAACTGGTCGACGACAGGCGATGTGGGCTACGTGGACGAAGAGGGCTACCTCTATCTGACCGACCGCAAGGCCTTCATGATCATCTCCGGCGGGGTGAACATCTACCCGCAGGAGGCGGAGAACGTCCTGGTCGGGCATCCGGCGATCTACGACGTGGCCGTGATCGGCGTCCCCGACGACGATCTCGGTGAGGTGGCAAAGGCCTGCGTTCAGTTGGACCCGGCCTATACGCCGTCACCTGAACTCGCTGCCGAACTGCTCGAGTTCACCAAGGAATCGCTGGCTTCCTACAAGGTGCCGCGGTCGGTCGACTTTGTCGACGACCTTCCCCGCACACCGACCGGAAAGCTCGTGAAAGGCGAACTGCGCAAGCGGTATTGGCCTGCTGCTGTGAGCTGA
- a CDS encoding HNH endonuclease signature motif containing protein, which produces MLGEHSTPITAPDDGNGNGNGNGNGNGHPRPSGLIVVTNRGPAPPADPTGHGGHQHPPPGAWTYAPSARLRNQILHSDHTCRYPLCSRPSHECELDHLVKFDHADPSAGGWTVALNLIPLCTPDHHRKHQALWTPTMHTDRTITWHNPTTGQDITTHPR; this is translated from the coding sequence GTGCTGGGCGAGCACTCCACACCCATCACCGCTCCCGACGACGGCAACGGCAACGGCAACGGCAACGGCAACGGCAATGGCCACCCTCGCCCGTCTGGCCTGATCGTCGTCACCAACCGCGGTCCCGCACCACCGGCCGATCCCACCGGGCACGGCGGCCACCAGCATCCACCACCCGGAGCGTGGACCTATGCGCCCTCGGCACGGTTACGCAATCAGATCCTGCATTCGGATCACACCTGCCGATACCCCCTGTGCAGCAGACCATCTCACGAATGCGAACTCGACCATCTCGTGAAGTTCGACCACGCCGACCCATCAGCCGGCGGCTGGACCGTGGCCCTCAACCTCATACCCCTGTGCACACCCGACCACCACCGCAAACACCAAGCACTCTGGACACCCACCATGCACACCGACCGCACCATCACCTGGCACAACCCCACCACCGGCCAGGACATCACCACCCACCCACGGTGA
- a CDS encoding ABC-F family ATP-binding cassette domain-containing protein, whose protein sequence is MITATDLEVRAGARTLLSAPGPALRIQAGDRIGLVGRNGAGKTTTLRILSGETEPYAGSVVRSGELGYLPQDPKEGDLDVLAKDRVLSARGLDEILHQMEKQQAVMAEAADDRVRDRAVAKYGQLEERFSALGGYVAESEAARICHSLGLPDRVLGQALRTLSGGQRRRIELARILFAASDGAGKSDTTLLLDEPTNHLDADSITWLRGFLQNHEGGLVVISHDVDLLADVVNRVWFLDAVRGEADIYNMGWKRYLDARATDEQRRKRERANAEKKAGALRAQAAKLGAKATKATAAQNMLKRADRMIDALDEERVADRTARIRFPEPATCGKTPLMASGLTKMYGSLEIFTGVDLAIDKGSRVVVLGLNGAGKTTLLKLLAGVESPDLGTLDPGYGLKIGYFAQEHDTLDDMATVWENIRHAAPDAGEQELRGLLGAFMFSGAQLDQPAGTLSGGEKTRLTLAGLVSSAANVLLLDEPTNNLDPISREQVLDALRSYTGAVVLVTHDPGAAAALDPQRVILLPDGTEDHWSDEYQELIELA, encoded by the coding sequence GTGATCACCGCAACCGACCTCGAAGTCCGAGCGGGCGCTCGGACGTTGTTGTCGGCGCCCGGTCCTGCACTCCGCATCCAGGCCGGCGATCGGATCGGCCTCGTCGGCCGGAACGGTGCCGGCAAGACGACTACGCTGCGGATCCTCTCCGGAGAGACGGAGCCGTACGCCGGGTCCGTGGTCCGAAGCGGCGAGCTGGGTTATCTGCCGCAGGACCCCAAAGAAGGCGATCTGGACGTCCTCGCCAAGGATCGCGTGCTGTCGGCACGCGGACTCGACGAGATCCTGCATCAGATGGAGAAGCAGCAGGCCGTGATGGCCGAGGCCGCCGATGACCGGGTCCGGGACCGAGCGGTGGCCAAGTACGGCCAGCTCGAGGAGCGGTTCTCGGCCCTCGGCGGCTACGTCGCCGAATCGGAGGCAGCCCGAATCTGTCACAGTCTCGGTTTGCCCGATCGAGTTCTCGGCCAGGCGCTGCGCACTTTGTCCGGCGGACAGCGACGGCGAATCGAGTTGGCGCGCATCCTCTTCGCGGCATCTGACGGTGCGGGCAAGTCCGACACCACACTGCTTCTCGACGAGCCGACCAACCACCTCGACGCCGACTCCATCACGTGGCTGCGCGGATTTTTGCAGAACCATGAAGGTGGCCTCGTGGTGATCAGCCACGACGTCGACCTCCTCGCGGACGTGGTGAACCGGGTGTGGTTCCTCGACGCGGTCCGGGGTGAGGCCGACATCTACAACATGGGGTGGAAGCGGTACCTCGACGCCCGCGCCACCGACGAGCAGCGTCGCAAGCGGGAACGCGCCAATGCCGAGAAGAAGGCGGGTGCACTGCGCGCGCAGGCGGCGAAACTGGGCGCGAAGGCGACCAAGGCCACCGCTGCACAGAACATGCTCAAGCGTGCCGACCGGATGATCGATGCGCTCGACGAGGAGCGGGTGGCCGATCGGACCGCCCGAATTCGTTTCCCGGAGCCGGCAACCTGCGGCAAGACGCCGTTGATGGCGAGCGGGCTCACCAAGATGTACGGGTCGCTGGAGATCTTCACCGGAGTGGATCTGGCGATCGACAAGGGCAGCCGAGTTGTCGTGCTCGGACTGAACGGCGCGGGTAAGACGACCTTGCTCAAACTCCTCGCCGGTGTGGAGTCACCAGACCTCGGGACGCTCGATCCCGGGTACGGCCTGAAGATCGGCTATTTCGCTCAGGAACACGACACCCTCGACGACATGGCGACGGTATGGGAGAACATCCGCCACGCCGCGCCGGACGCGGGTGAACAGGAACTGCGCGGGCTTTTGGGCGCCTTCATGTTCAGTGGCGCGCAACTCGATCAGCCGGCGGGTACGTTGTCGGGCGGTGAGAAGACCCGTCTGACGTTGGCGGGCCTGGTGTCGTCGGCAGCAAACGTCCTCCTGCTCGATGAGCCCACCAACAACCTGGATCCGATCTCGCGGGAGCAGGTCCTCGACGCACTTCGCAGTTACACGGGCGCCGTCGTCCTGGTGACCCACGACCCCGGCGCCGCGGCGGCTCTCGATCCGCAGCGCGTGATCCTGCTGCCCGACGGCACGGAAGACCACTGGTCTGACGAATACCAGGAGCTCATCGAGCTCGCCTGA
- a CDS encoding SDR family oxidoreductase, with translation MSSDLTGKSAVVTGASRGIGLAIATELARRGAAVVITGRKPEPLEEAAEQIRAAVAGATVTATPGNTGDETHRADAVAAAVAQGGIDILVNNTGINPIFGPLMDADLGAFRKIFDTNVVAALGFIQEAYRAGMRDSGGAVVNISSVAGIRSTGVIAAYGASKAALIRLTAELAWELGSNNIRVNAIAPAIVKTRFASDLIAGDNEARAVKGYPLGRLGDPEDIARAAAFLASDEAAWITGETLNVDGGLLSTGSM, from the coding sequence ATGTCCTCAGACCTGACCGGCAAGTCCGCAGTGGTGACCGGAGCGAGCCGGGGAATCGGCCTCGCCATCGCCACCGAACTGGCTCGACGTGGCGCTGCAGTGGTGATCACCGGCCGCAAGCCGGAACCGCTGGAGGAGGCTGCTGAGCAGATTCGCGCGGCGGTGGCCGGAGCGACGGTCACCGCGACGCCCGGCAACACCGGTGACGAAACTCACCGTGCCGACGCGGTCGCCGCGGCCGTCGCGCAGGGCGGGATCGACATCCTCGTCAACAACACCGGGATCAACCCGATCTTCGGTCCCCTGATGGACGCGGACCTGGGAGCGTTCCGCAAAATCTTCGACACCAATGTGGTGGCCGCGCTCGGTTTCATCCAAGAGGCATATCGGGCAGGCATGCGCGACAGCGGCGGCGCGGTGGTGAACATCTCGTCGGTCGCGGGGATCCGGTCGACCGGCGTGATCGCCGCGTACGGGGCGTCGAAGGCCGCGTTGATCCGGTTGACCGCTGAACTCGCCTGGGAGCTCGGGTCGAACAACATCCGGGTCAACGCGATCGCCCCGGCAATCGTGAAGACACGGTTCGCCAGCGACCTCATCGCGGGTGACAACGAGGCCCGCGCAGTCAAGGGCTACCCGCTGGGGCGCCTCGGGGACCCCGAGGACATCGCCCGCGCAGCAGCTTTCCTGGCCTCCGACGAGGCGGCATGGATCACCGGCGAAACACTCAACGTGGACGGTGGCCTGCTCTCCACCGGGTCGATGTGA
- a CDS encoding lycopene cyclase family protein codes for MTDSVTDVVVVGAGPAGRALTHRLLRHGVEVTLVDPHTDRPWLPTYACWSDEIPSWIPGETVSARADSVEMRTPEAVRVERGYTVLDNPALRRALDIGGARIVAEPATTVADDHVVTESGTIRAARIVDARGTTGRGPRQTAWGVVVPYAQAQPVLQGADAVLMDWSAVTPDDGLDIASFLYAVPLDDERFLLEETCLAGEPPLSIRQLRSRLERRLGSATVASASETESVSFALFGEPAPWRTRPLPFGSRGGLLHPATGYSVADSLTAAEAFAQAVATGRDPRSAVWTARARTVYRLRSVGLRALLSLDAAHTRQFFATFAGLPVERQRAYLSGRDDLAGTLQAMATLFAQSDHATRLSLMRALARR; via the coding sequence ATGACCGATTCGGTCACGGATGTCGTGGTGGTCGGCGCGGGACCCGCGGGTCGTGCGCTGACACATCGGCTCCTTCGGCACGGCGTGGAGGTCACTCTCGTCGATCCGCACACGGACAGACCGTGGCTGCCCACCTACGCATGCTGGTCCGATGAGATCCCGTCATGGATTCCCGGCGAAACCGTTTCCGCTCGAGCAGATTCGGTCGAGATGCGCACACCCGAGGCAGTCCGCGTCGAACGCGGCTACACCGTGCTCGACAACCCGGCCCTGCGCCGGGCCCTCGACATCGGGGGCGCCCGGATCGTTGCCGAGCCGGCCACCACGGTGGCCGACGATCACGTGGTCACGGAGTCGGGCACGATTCGGGCGGCGAGGATCGTCGACGCCCGCGGCACGACCGGCCGTGGACCACGGCAGACCGCATGGGGTGTGGTGGTGCCGTATGCGCAGGCGCAACCCGTCCTGCAGGGTGCCGACGCCGTCCTGATGGACTGGAGCGCGGTGACACCCGACGACGGCCTCGACATCGCATCGTTTCTGTACGCGGTGCCACTCGACGACGAGCGGTTCCTGCTGGAGGAGACCTGCCTCGCGGGAGAACCGCCGCTGTCGATCAGACAACTCCGTTCCCGACTCGAGCGGCGACTGGGGTCAGCGACCGTCGCGTCTGCATCGGAGACCGAATCTGTCTCCTTTGCCCTGTTCGGGGAACCGGCGCCGTGGCGGACCCGGCCTCTGCCGTTCGGCTCCCGGGGCGGTCTGCTGCATCCGGCCACGGGCTACAGCGTGGCCGACTCGTTGACCGCTGCGGAGGCGTTCGCTCAGGCGGTGGCCACCGGACGCGACCCCCGATCGGCTGTGTGGACGGCTCGGGCACGTACCGTGTACCGACTCAGATCGGTCGGTCTGCGTGCACTTCTGTCCCTCGACGCTGCGCACACCCGCCAGTTCTTCGCGACGTTCGCTGGCCTGCCTGTCGAGCGCCAGCGTGCCTATCTGTCCGGCCGCGACGATCTGGCCGGGACGCTGCAGGCGATGGCGACGCTCTTCGCCCAGAGCGACCATGCCACGCGCCTGTCCCTCATGCGTGCGCTGGCGCGCCGCTGA
- a CDS encoding DUF1992 domain-containing protein — protein MIREATERGEFDNLPGMGRPLDLSDADDPDWWVKRKIRDENLDSSALLPMPLQLRKEAQGFPGSLRSIADESAVREILTDFNRRVREAHLGSRAGLPTLITAHTVDVDELVRQWWALRAR, from the coding sequence ATGATCCGCGAAGCAACCGAACGTGGTGAGTTCGACAACCTCCCCGGCATGGGGAGGCCGCTGGACCTCAGTGACGCCGACGATCCCGATTGGTGGGTCAAACGCAAGATCCGCGACGAGAACCTCGATTCGTCGGCGCTCTTGCCGATGCCGCTGCAACTCCGCAAAGAAGCACAGGGCTTTCCCGGATCATTGCGCAGCATCGCCGATGAGAGTGCGGTGCGTGAGATCCTCACAGACTTCAACCGCCGAGTGCGCGAGGCCCACCTGGGCTCGCGCGCCGGCCTCCCGACGCTGATCACGGCTCATACCGTCGACGTCGACGAACTCGTGCGGCAATGGTGGGCACTGCGCGCGCGGTAG
- a CDS encoding metal-sulfur cluster assembly factor, protein MSDETTAAPEAPTTSLPQLEDVEEAMRDVVDPELGINVVDLGLVYGIEVTEEAVAKIDMTLTSAACPLTDVIEDQSRAALVSSGLCTDMEINWVWIPPWGPDKITDDGREQLRALGFTV, encoded by the coding sequence ATGAGTGACGAAACAACCGCAGCCCCGGAGGCACCGACGACGTCGCTGCCTCAACTCGAGGACGTCGAGGAGGCGATGCGTGACGTCGTCGATCCCGAACTCGGCATCAACGTGGTCGACCTGGGTCTCGTGTACGGGATCGAGGTCACCGAGGAGGCAGTCGCCAAGATCGACATGACGCTGACCTCGGCGGCCTGTCCGCTCACCGATGTGATCGAGGATCAGTCGCGGGCCGCTCTGGTGAGCAGCGGGTTGTGTACCGACATGGAGATCAACTGGGTGTGGATCCCGCCGTGGGGCCCGGACAAGATCACCGACGACGGGCGCGAACAGCTACGGGCCCTGGGGTTCACGGTCTAG
- the sufU gene encoding Fe-S cluster assembly sulfur transfer protein SufU has protein sequence MRMEQMYQEVILDHYKHPHGRGLREPFGAEVHHVNPTCGDELTLRVALSVDGSTVDDISFDGQGCSISQASTSVLHDQIVGRRIDDALATVDAFNAMMTSRGTDEGDEDVIGDGVAFAGVSKYPARVKCALLGWMAFKDALSQTVDRDEPSEVESV, from the coding sequence ATGCGGATGGAGCAGATGTACCAGGAGGTGATCCTGGACCATTACAAGCACCCGCACGGGCGTGGGCTGCGCGAGCCGTTCGGCGCCGAGGTTCACCACGTGAATCCGACCTGTGGTGACGAGTTGACCCTCCGGGTGGCACTCTCTGTGGACGGGTCGACGGTCGACGACATCTCGTTCGACGGGCAGGGCTGTTCGATCTCGCAGGCGTCGACGTCGGTGCTGCACGATCAGATCGTCGGCCGGCGGATCGACGATGCGCTTGCCACCGTGGACGCCTTCAACGCGATGATGACCTCGCGCGGTACGGACGAGGGCGATGAGGATGTCATCGGCGACGGTGTCGCGTTTGCCGGCGTCAGCAAATACCCGGCCCGCGTGAAGTGCGCGTTGTTGGGATGGATGGCCTTCAAGGACGCGTTGTCCCAGACAGTCGACAGAGATGAACCTTCAGAAGTGGAGTCGGTATGA
- a CDS encoding cysteine desulfurase: protein MTLSPETVAPTLDVERLRADFPILSRTVRDDKPLVYLDSGATSQRPVQVLDAERAFLTTHNAAVHRGAHQLAEEATDAYEGARATIADFVGATPETLVFTKNATEALNLVTYTLGDDRSAAVLGGRSLGPGDTVVITELEHHANLVPWQELCRRTGATLKWFGVTDDGRIDLDSLTLDETVKVVSFSHQSNVTGAVADVDEIVRRARQVGALVVLDACQSVPHAPVDFAALDVDFAAFSGHKMFGPSGVGVLYGRAELLDALPPFITGGSMIGTVSMEVSTYAPPPQRFEAGVPMTSQVVGLGAAVDYLTAIGMDVVAAHEHQLTAYALERLSAIDGLRIVGPATAEDRGGAVSFLVDGIHAHDLGQILDDEGVAIRVGHHCAWPLHKRFGVAATARASFAAYNTVSEVDVLADAIVKAQNFFGVVEAGATTGRDR from the coding sequence ATGACGCTCTCTCCCGAAACCGTTGCGCCGACACTGGATGTCGAACGACTGCGCGCGGACTTCCCGATCCTGTCGCGAACAGTCCGCGACGACAAACCGCTGGTCTACCTGGATTCCGGCGCGACGTCGCAACGGCCGGTCCAGGTGCTCGACGCCGAACGTGCGTTCCTGACGACGCACAACGCCGCCGTGCACCGAGGCGCTCATCAGCTCGCCGAGGAGGCGACCGACGCCTACGAGGGCGCGCGGGCGACGATCGCCGACTTCGTCGGTGCGACGCCGGAGACGCTCGTGTTCACCAAGAACGCGACCGAGGCCCTCAACCTGGTCACCTACACGCTGGGGGATGACCGATCGGCAGCGGTGCTGGGCGGACGGTCTCTGGGGCCTGGTGACACCGTGGTGATCACCGAACTCGAGCACCACGCGAATCTGGTCCCGTGGCAGGAACTCTGTCGTCGGACCGGCGCCACGCTGAAGTGGTTCGGCGTCACCGACGACGGCCGCATCGATCTCGATTCGCTCACTCTCGACGAGACCGTCAAGGTGGTGTCGTTCAGCCATCAGTCCAACGTCACGGGCGCGGTCGCCGATGTGGACGAGATCGTTCGTCGTGCGCGGCAGGTGGGTGCACTGGTCGTCTTGGACGCGTGCCAGTCGGTTCCGCATGCACCGGTCGATTTCGCGGCTCTGGATGTCGACTTCGCCGCTTTCTCGGGTCACAAGATGTTCGGGCCGTCCGGCGTCGGTGTTCTCTACGGCCGGGCCGAACTGCTGGATGCGTTGCCGCCGTTCATCACCGGTGGTTCCATGATCGGGACCGTGTCGATGGAGGTGTCCACCTACGCGCCGCCGCCACAACGTTTCGAGGCGGGCGTGCCGATGACATCGCAGGTCGTCGGTCTGGGTGCCGCGGTCGATTATCTCACCGCGATCGGCATGGACGTGGTTGCAGCACATGAGCATCAGCTCACCGCGTACGCGCTCGAGCGACTTTCCGCGATCGACGGGCTGCGTATCGTCGGCCCGGCCACAGCCGAGGACCGCGGCGGTGCCGTCTCGTTCCTCGTCGACGGGATTCACGCGCACGATCTCGGTCAGATCCTCGACGACGAAGGTGTTGCGATCCGGGTCGGCCATCACTGCGCCTGGCCGTTGCACAAGCGTTTCGGCGTGGCCGCGACCGCACGCGCATCGTTCGCTGCGTACAACACGGTGTCCGAGGTCGATGTGCTCGCGGATGCGATCGTCAAGGCGCAGAACTTCTTCGGCGTTGTGGAGGCCGGCGCGACGACGGGACGTGATCGCTGA
- the sufC gene encoding Fe-S cluster assembly ATPase SufC — translation MTTLEIRDLHVDVAQSDTDAEPIHILKGVNLTVSSGETHAIMGPNGSGKSTLSYAIAGHPKYQVTQGSISLDGEDVLEMSVDERARAGLFLAMQYPVEVPGVSMSNFLRTAVTSVRGEAPKLRHWVKETKEAMTALEIDPSFGERSVNEGFSGGEKKRHEILQLDLLKPRIAILDETDSGLDVDALRVVSEGVNRYKEREHGGVLLITHYTRILRYIQPDFVHVFVNGQVVESGGPELADELEENGYVRFTSAAAAG, via the coding sequence GTGACCACACTGGAAATCCGTGACCTGCACGTCGACGTCGCGCAGAGCGACACCGACGCCGAACCGATCCACATCCTCAAGGGTGTGAACCTGACCGTGTCGTCGGGTGAGACCCACGCCATCATGGGCCCCAACGGCTCCGGCAAGTCCACCCTGTCGTACGCGATCGCCGGCCACCCGAAGTATCAGGTGACCCAGGGCTCCATCAGCCTCGATGGTGAAGACGTCCTCGAGATGAGTGTCGACGAGCGCGCCCGCGCCGGGCTGTTTCTCGCCATGCAGTACCCGGTCGAGGTGCCCGGCGTCTCCATGTCGAACTTCCTGCGCACTGCCGTGACATCGGTACGTGGCGAGGCGCCGAAACTGCGCCACTGGGTCAAGGAGACCAAGGAGGCCATGACGGCGTTGGAGATCGATCCGTCGTTCGGTGAACGCAGCGTCAACGAAGGGTTCTCCGGCGGCGAGAAGAAGCGTCACGAGATCCTGCAGCTCGACCTGCTCAAGCCTCGCATCGCCATCCTCGACGAGACCGACTCCGGCCTCGACGTCGACGCCCTCCGCGTCGTCAGCGAGGGAGTGAACCGCTACAAGGAGCGCGAGCACGGTGGCGTCCTGCTGATCACGCATTACACCCGCATCCTGCGCTACATCCAGCCGGACTTCGTCCATGTGTTCGTCAACGGGCAGGTCGTCGAGTCGGGCGGACCCGAACTCGCCGACGAACTCGAAGAGAACGGTTACGTGCGCTTCACGTCGGCGGCTGCGGCCGGCTGA